One Synergistaceae bacterium genomic window carries:
- a CDS encoding thiamine pyrophosphokinase, translating to EYDRDKDLTDFQLSLDLISQKSGEKKVPVFLTGCFGGRFDHLWSTVVSFLHRSDRYVPVGMADDREGMFFLSGPDSLGLMFDKIPEAVSIIPFSEECGGVSVTGVRWPLSDVTLEYRDPYSISNRLEGGMEASVSVRSGRIGVYWEWRGVRDE from the coding sequence GAGTATGACAGGGATAAGGATCTTACCGATTTTCAGCTCTCTCTTGATCTCATCTCACAAAAATCAGGAGAAAAGAAGGTGCCGGTCTTCCTTACCGGCTGTTTCGGAGGGCGGTTTGACCATTTATGGAGCACTGTCGTCTCATTTCTGCACAGGTCGGACAGATATGTGCCTGTCGGCATGGCCGATGACAGAGAGGGGATGTTTTTTCTGAGCGGTCCTGATTCGCTTGGGCTTATGTTTGATAAAATTCCGGAGGCTGTCTCCATAATCCCGTTTTCTGAGGAATGCGGCGGCGTCTCCGTCACCGGAGTGCGCTGGCCTTTGAGTGACGTCACCCTTGAATATCGGGACCCTTACAGCATCAGCAACAGGCTTGAAGGCGGAATGGAGGCATCAGTATCCGTTCGGAGCGGACGTATCGGCGTATACTGGGAGTGGCGCGGAGTTCGGGATGAGTAA